The sequence TGCCGCTCGTGAAGCTGCGCGTCGGCGTGTACCAGGGGCTGATCTTCGCGAGCTTCAACGACGACATCGAACCGCTCGAGGATTTCCTCGGCGGCGCGAAGCCGTGGATCGACCTGTTCATGAAGCAGGGCGCCGGCTACCCGATCAAGGCGAACGGCGAGCACAAGTTCAGGTTCAAGGGCAACTGGAAGATCCAGCTCGAGAACACGACCGACCTCTATCACTTCCCGGTCGTGCACAAGTCGTGGATGAAGTCGATCGACGACGAAACGGCCGCCGCGATCACGAGCTTCATGACGAGCGAGGACGCGTTCTGCCGCGGGCTCGGCAACGGCCACAGCCTCGCGGTGCTGATGCCCGAGCTGATCGACCTCGACGAAGACGACGGCGCGCCGCTGCCCGAACGTTTCGCGCCGCTCGCGGCGAAGCTCGCCGATCGCCACGCGCCGGACGAAGTGCGCCGCATCGTTCGCTCGCTGATGGGTGTCGGCTTCAACCTGAACCTGTTCCCGAACCTCGCGCTGTCGATGGCGTTCTTCCGCGTGCTGCGGCCGATCTCTGCGCACGAAACCGAGATCCGCCACGTCGCGCTCGCGATGGACGGCGGCCCCGACGAAGCGAACCGCGAGCGGCTGCGCATCCACGAGCACTTCCAGGGCCCGTTCGGCTTCGGCAGCCCCGACGATGCGGAAGCGTG comes from Burkholderia pyrrocinia and encodes:
- a CDS encoding aromatic ring-hydroxylating oxygenase subunit alpha, with the protein product MSDIPYQTIDTRALHGLAQPDRIAPAMYHDPALFEAELDRIFYRTWIWVAHESELPQPGDFITTTIGRQPVIVVRDKTGEINVLQNRCRHRGATVCESHKGNAKGFTCPYHSWSYALDGTLRALPYGDGYEGVCDKGDLPLVKLRVGVYQGLIFASFNDDIEPLEDFLGGAKPWIDLFMKQGAGYPIKANGEHKFRFKGNWKIQLENTTDLYHFPVVHKSWMKSIDDETAAAITSFMTSEDAFCRGLGNGHSLAVLMPELIDLDEDDGAPLPERFAPLAAKLADRHAPDEVRRIVRSLMGVGFNLNLFPNLALSMAFFRVLRPISAHETEIRHVALAMDGGPDEANRERLRIHEHFQGPFGFGSPDDAEAWERVQRGAHAGPDVPILVNRGLNRETTAANGEKTAHATDETGMREAYQQWRKMMEHA